AGCACGGCCAGCCGCCGCGCCAGCTCGCGGGTGTCGGTCCCGAACACGTCCCGGCCCGCGACGGCGATCGTCCCGCCGTCCGCGGACAGCAGCCGGCCGATCATGGACAGCAGCGTCGACTTGCCCGCGCCGTTCGGCCCGATGATCGAGGTGACGCCGCCCGCCGGGACGACCGCCGTGACGTCGTCCACCACGCGCGTGCCCTCGTACGTCTTGTGCACCGCGTGCAGGGCGATGGCGAGCGCCCCGGCCCGAGGATCCCGCTCGTCCACGGGCCCGACGCCGGCCCCGTCACCTCCCGGAGCGAGGCCGGCCGGGGTGACCGGCGCCTCGGCGTCCGGCACCGCGGCACCGCGGCCCGGCCTCATGAAGTCCACCAGACCCATGGTCAGCGCACCTTCCCTCTCAACAGCATGGCGAGGAACACGATCCCGCCGGCGAACTCGATGATGATGCTCAACGCGGTGTCGAACCCGAACACGTGCTGCAGCACGAGCTGGCCGCCGGAGAGCATGACGATGCCCAGGAACACCGCGGCGGGCAGGACGAGCCGGTGCCGGAACGCCCCCACCTGGTAGGCGAGGTTGGCCACGAGCAGCCCGAAGAACGTCACGGGTCCCACGAGGGCGGTGGACACGGCCACCATCACCGCGGCCACCACGAGCACCTGCAGCGTGCGGCCCCGGTGGTCCACGCCGAGGGACACGGCGGTGTCCCGGCCCAGGGCCAGCACGTCCAGCTCGTGCCGCATCCGCCACACGGGGACCGAGGCCAGCGCGAGCAGCACGGCGGCGATGCCGAGCAGTTGCGGGTCCACCATCCCGAAGGAGGCGAAGAACAGGTCCTGCAGCACGATGAACTCGCTCGGGTCCATGAGCCGCTGGAGCAGGGCGGACACCCCGCGGAACAGGGTCGCGAACACGATCCCGATCAGCAGCACGAGGTGCAGCGACTGCCGTGCCCCCGTGAACAGCCACCGGTACAGCGCCACCGCGAAGGCGACCATGACCACCGCCTCCAGCAGGAAGCGCAGCGGCGCGGGGGCGCTGAGGAACGACTGCGCCGAGAAGACCCATACCATCACGGTCTGCACGAGCACGTAGAGCGCGTCGAAGCCCATGATGGACGGGGTGAGGATCCGGTTGCCCGTCACGGTCTGGAACAGCACCGTGGACACGCCCACGGCGTAGGCCACGAGCACCATGGCCGCCACCGTGGTGAGCCGCCGCGGCAGGATGTAGGCCACCGCCCCGGTGAGGTCCACCAGCACGAAGGCGGCCAGGCAGGCGACCGCGAGGGCGCCGAGGGCACCCACCACGAGCCACGCGCGCCGGTCGCCCCGGCGCCGGCCGGCACCGGGGCGGACGTCGAGGCCGCCGCGGGTCTCGACGGTGCGGCGGTGCCCCGCTACGGGGGAGCTGGTGAGGTCGGTGGTCACGCGGACCGCCCGGTGCGGGTGCGCAGCAGCAGGACGAGGAACAGCAGCGCGCCCACCACCGAGATGACGGTGCCCACGGGGATCTCGTAGGGGTAGCGCACGGTGCGGCCGATGATGTCGCAGGCCAGGACGAAGCCGGCGCCGAAGACGGCGGTCCACGGCACGGCCGTGCGGGCGTTGTCCCCGAAGACCATGGAGACCAGGTTCGGCACCACGAGCCCCAGGAACGGCAGGGCGCCCACGGTCACCACCACCACGGCGGAGATCAGCGAGACGAGCCCGAGCCCGAGGGCCATCACGGCCCGGTAGTCCAGCCCCAGGTTGGTGGCCACGTCCTGGCCCATGCCGGCCACGGTGAACCGGTCGGCGGCGAGGTACCCGCCGAGGGTCAGGGCACCCACGAGCCACAGCAGTTCGTAGCGGCCCGCGACGATGCCGGAGAAGTCGCCGATCATCCACGTGTTCAGGGTCTGCAGCAGGTCCGTGCGGTAGGCGAAGAACGTGGTGACGGCCGCGACCACGCCGCCGAGCATGATGCCCACGAGCGGCACGAGCAGGGTGGAGCGGGCGGGCACGCGGCGGATGATGGCCAGGAACAGCGCGGTGCCGGCCAGGGCGAAGACCGCGGCCACGCCCATCTTGCCCATCAGCGGCAGGGCCGGCAGGAAGAGGGTGGCCACGAGCAGCCCGGCCGCGGCGGACTCGACCGTGCCGGCGGTCGAGGGCTCCACGAAGCGGTTGCGCACCATCAGCTGCATGATGAGGCCCGCCACCGCCATGGCCAGCCCGGACAGCAGCACGGCCGCGGTGCGGGGCAGGCGGGAGACCGTGAACACGTGCCAGGCCGCCGGGTCACCGGCGAGCAGCGCGCCGGGGCGGACGTCCGTGACGCCCACGAACATGGACACGACGGCGAGCACCAGGATGCCCACCGCGCCGAGCCGCAGGGCGGCGCGCGAGGTGCGGAAGCTGCGCAGCTCCCGGGAGGTGACGCAGTGCTCCTCGGCGTGCGCCCGCACGGCACGCACCTCCACGGGGTCCGTGGCGCCGGGCACCCGGACGGGGGCCCGGGCCGGGATGCGGGCCAGCCCGCCCCGGTCGGAGACGGGGCGGGCCGGGGCGGCGGGGGAGCGGCGGCGCCGTCCCCGCAGGGACGACGCCGGCCGGCTGGCCTGGGAGGTGGTCATCAGTTGCCGGAGTCGTCGCCCTCGGCGGAGCCGGCGTCCGTGGTCGACTCGGTGACGACGCCGTTGACGACCTCGTCGATCATCCGCGGCAGGGAGTCCAGGCCGTAGCCCACGAGGTACCAGTCGGCCGGGTCCAGCTGGATGACGTTGCCGTTGCGCGCGGCCTTCGTGCCGTTGACCAGGTCGTTGTCCAGGACGGCGGCGGCGGTGTCCCCGCCCTCGCCCGTGGCGGCGTCGCGGTCGATGACGAAGAGGTTCTCCGGGTCGGCCTGGGCGATGAACTCGAAGGACACGGACTGGCCGTGGGGGCCCTCGGCCTTCACGTCCGCAGCGGTCGGGATGCCGAGCACGTCGTGGATCAGCCCGAAGCGGGAGCCCGCGCCGTAGGCGGTGACCTCGCCGGCGGAGGTGAGCACCACCAGGCCGTCGGTGTCGCCGGCCTCCTTGAGCGTGGACTTCGCGTCCTCGACCTTGGCCTCGACGGCCTCGAGCCGGTCCGCGGCCTCCTGCTCCTTGCCGAAGACCGCGCCGAGCGTGGTGACGTTCTCCTCGAAGGAGCCCATCTGGTCGGACTGGTCCACGGACAGGTCGATCGT
This genomic window from Citricoccus sp. SGAir0253 contains:
- a CDS encoding iron chelate uptake ABC transporter family permease subunit, coding for MTTDLTSSPVAGHRRTVETRGGLDVRPGAGRRRGDRRAWLVVGALGALAVACLAAFVLVDLTGAVAYILPRRLTTVAAMVLVAYAVGVSTVLFQTVTGNRILTPSIMGFDALYVLVQTVMVWVFSAQSFLSAPAPLRFLLEAVVMVAFAVALYRWLFTGARQSLHLVLLIGIVFATLFRGVSALLQRLMDPSEFIVLQDLFFASFGMVDPQLLGIAAVLLALASVPVWRMRHELDVLALGRDTAVSLGVDHRGRTLQVLVVAAVMVAVSTALVGPVTFFGLLVANLAYQVGAFRHRLVLPAAVFLGIVMLSGGQLVLQHVFGFDTALSIIIEFAGGIVFLAMLLRGKVR
- a CDS encoding ABC transporter permease; its protein translation is MTTSQASRPASSLRGRRRRSPAAPARPVSDRGGLARIPARAPVRVPGATDPVEVRAVRAHAEEHCVTSRELRSFRTSRAALRLGAVGILVLAVVSMFVGVTDVRPGALLAGDPAAWHVFTVSRLPRTAAVLLSGLAMAVAGLIMQLMVRNRFVEPSTAGTVESAAAGLLVATLFLPALPLMGKMGVAAVFALAGTALFLAIIRRVPARSTLLVPLVGIMLGGVVAAVTTFFAYRTDLLQTLNTWMIGDFSGIVAGRYELLWLVGALTLGGYLAADRFTVAGMGQDVATNLGLDYRAVMALGLGLVSLISAVVVVTVGALPFLGLVVPNLVSMVFGDNARTAVPWTAVFGAGFVLACDIIGRTVRYPYEIPVGTVISVVGALLFLVLLLRTRTGRSA
- a CDS encoding siderophore ABC transporter substrate-binding protein, which produces MSLTSPSPVSDAAPVSRRGRRAALLAVVAVSSLALTACGGGATGNGEGASGSASAEASGEASGETVTVEHAQGTTEVPVDPEKVFVFDLGVMDSMNALGEQPAGVPEAVYPEQLQPVADAAEVKIGAMKEPDFETIASEAPDLIIISARTAEAYPELSRIAPTIDLSVDQSDQMGSFEENVTTLGAVFGKEQEAADRLEAVEAKVEDAKSTLKEAGDTDGLVVLTSAGEVTAYGAGSRFGLIHDVLGIPTAADVKAEGPHGQSVSFEFIAQADPENLFVIDRDAATGEGGDTAAAVLDNDLVNGTKAARNGNVIQLDPADWYLVGYGLDSLPRMIDEVVNGVVTESTTDAGSAEGDDSGN